The Syntrophorhabdaceae bacterium genome includes the window CAGGAGCGGCCCTTCGCTCGATTCTATGCGGAAAAGCGTCGCACCACCGCCTGGTTCCCAGACGCGGGGCAACAGGACATACCTGAAGGGCTTCCGGAGATGGCGGGAGATTACCCTTTCCAGGAGGTCCGGTTTTTGGAGGATGGCATCGAGAAAAAGTGTTTTGTTGTGGAGCGCTTCGGGATCAAATAGCATAGATTCCTTATTTCAGGTGGACAACAATTTACGCACTGTATCTATCATGCGAGATTTTATGTCCTTAAGTGTTTTCCCGGGTATGCGGAGGTATCCCTGACCATCCATGACCGCCCCGGCAGCCGCGAATGCTGATGATCTTTTAGAATCATGGTAATATTTGACCTTTGTATCATATGCGAGGCTCGCAATTGTTGCATGAACGAGGTCGGTATGCACCTCTTTGGCGTTTGCATATAGTGAAAGATAATCATATGGAGCGTCGGAGATGAATATGTTTTTTATGTTCTCGTTATATTTTGCTGTATAGAACATGTGTTGCGGCCGTATGATGTCATCCTTCGAGGACCGTAAGCTATCAGGCTCGGGTATATTGTTAAAGGCTGAAACGATATAGTCTTTTGAGGAAAAGCCGCATGGGTTATAAACATCGCTTACGAAGAAGGCGCAATCTATCCCGGGGTGGCAGTTTGGCAGCAGGTCTTTATACAATGCATACGTTTCGTTATCGCGCGATATGAAACCTGCAAGGTTGACGTTTGCCTCTGTGTATTCGAAGAATGCTTTCACCTCTTTTTGGTTATACTGCTGGGCGCCAATCCCCATGAAGAGAACTTTCATATCAGGATGCGATTTCAAGAAATCGTTGACCCAGTATGTCGCGCTGCCTGTACGCAAAAATTCTTCGGTTGCAAACATCCCACTCATGACAAACAGGTCCGCTTTTATATAGAGACCGAGATGCGCTGCGTTGCGAAAACATTTTTCTTTGGACGTGAATGTTTTCCGGGACTGCAGGCGCATGGCATTATTATAATAGTGCGACATTGGTGTAACAAAAATAATATTGCTGCCCGGCAGCGCTTGTTTCAGAAGCTCCATGGCCCCTATGTCAATGAAGGCTTCCCCAAGATTGGTCATCCAGCAATTGCCGTAATAAGCTATTCTAAGAGACATTTACGTGACCTGCCATGTGTGCTCCACCAGGGCAACCCCTGCCCATGCAACATCGGGCAATCTCCCTGTTCCGAAAAAATCTCCGCCCTCAACAGCGATCTCTGCGGCATAAGGCACGTTGAATATAGTATCGCCGTTTGCTTCAGCTATCTTGATATGCAGCCGGTATCTCCCTGGAAGAAAAGGCACCTTCGGTAAATGACAGAGCAACCGTGCCGCAGGAGGCTGCAGGTCAACACCGCGGTTGTCGGATATCCCGGTATGGAGAATGCAAACCCTTGTGTCGTTAAGGGTATTGACAGCGATCGAAACAAGCAGGTTTTTTTGCGGGTTAATCGTTTCAAGAACAAGGCGGATGGAGCCGGATGTTCCTGCCTGCAAGACGGGAGATTCAACACCCTTATTATTAAGAATGTCGACCTTTTTCAGGGCTATGCCGAATTTGTCGTTTGACGCGATCACTCCTCCGTCCGTCGGGTGTGATATCGCTATGGTTTGCAGGTAGGCATCGACCACAATGTCGGTTTTGCCCAGAGCGGCAATTTTTCCTTCAGTAAGTAAAATTCCCGAGTTGCATAATTGCCTTATTGCCCCCATGTTGTGGCTCACGAAGAGAACCGTCCGCCCTTCCTGCGCAACATCTCCCATCTTCCCAAGACATTTTTTCT containing:
- a CDS encoding ABC transporter ATP-binding protein; protein product: MKPIIEIRDIGKKYTIGVHRGYLSLREQLTSKTARAVKSLIRGNDKRRKDEFWALRDVSFNVNEGETIGIIGRNGAGKSTLLKILSKITPPTTGKITLRGRVASLLEVGTGFHPELTGRENIYLNGTILGMTRAEISKKFDEIVAFSEIEKFLDTPVKRYSSGMYVRLAFAVAAHLEPEILLVDEVLAVGDAEFQKKCLGKMGDVAQEGRTVLFVSHNMGAIRQLCNSGILLTEGKIAALGKTDIVVDAYLQTIAISHPTDGGVIASNDKFGIALKKVDILNNKGVESPVLQAGTSGSIRLVLETINPQKNLLVSIAVNTLNDTRVCILHTGISDNRGVDLQPPAARLLCHLPKVPFLPGRYRLHIKIAEANGDTIFNVPYAAEIAVEGGDFFGTGRLPDVAWAGVALVEHTWQVT
- a CDS encoding polysaccharide pyruvyl transferase family protein, with the translated sequence MSLRIAYYGNCWMTNLGEAFIDIGAMELLKQALPGSNIIFVTPMSHYYNNAMRLQSRKTFTSKEKCFRNAAHLGLYIKADLFVMSGMFATEEFLRTGSATYWVNDFLKSHPDMKVLFMGIGAQQYNQKEVKAFFEYTEANVNLAGFISRDNETYALYKDLLPNCHPGIDCAFFVSDVYNPCGFSSKDYIVSAFNNIPEPDSLRSSKDDIIRPQHMFYTAKYNENIKNIFISDAPYDYLSLYANAKEVHTDLVHATIASLAYDTKVKYYHDSKRSSAFAAAGAVMDGQGYLRIPGKTLKDIKSRMIDTVRKLLST